In Bradysia coprophila strain Holo2 chromosome X unlocalized genomic scaffold, BU_Bcop_v1 contig_155, whole genome shotgun sequence, a single window of DNA contains:
- the LOC119067999 gene encoding ER membrane protein complex subunit 6, translating into MSSRVKTRELKTGEIIAYSESAIRNNASAVEYCRTSMAALSGSTAGIMGLTGILGFLFYFVAVLGLWCMLLLKSGSNWQKYFISRRSLLTNGFMGGLCTYVLFWTFLFGMVHVY; encoded by the exons ATGTCGTCCAGAGTGAAAACCAGAGAACTAAAAACAGGCGAAATCATTGCATACAGTGAATCAGCCATACGAAATAATGCCTCAGCTGTTGAATATTGCCGAACATCGATGGCAGCCTTAAGTGGTAGTACAGCTG GAATCATGGGACTGACTGGAATTTTAGGATTTCTATTTTACTTCGTTGCTGTGCTGGGACTTTGGTGCATGCTATTGTTAAAATCCGGTTCAAATTGGCAGAAATATTTCATTAGTCGTCGGAGTCTGCTCACCAACGGTTTCATGGGCGGCCTCTGCACGTACGTTCTGTTTTGGACATTTTTGTTCGGAATGGTTCACGTCTATTGA